A single Anopheles arabiensis isolate DONGOLA chromosome 2, AaraD3, whole genome shotgun sequence DNA region contains:
- the LOC120897277 gene encoding AP-1 complex subunit gamma-1-like, producing MYPYYETDWSILPPEHNRRYSPGLTINNIKQVINETIETNILRKPAPTRLRELIRQIRACRTAAEERAVVNTECAYIRSTFRETDCIWKCRNMAKLLYIHMLGYPAHFGQVECLKLAASAKYTDKRIGYLGAMLLLDERTDVHVLLTNCLKNDLNSPTQFVVGTALCTLAAIASPEMARDLCNDVERLIVSTNAFLRKKAILCAFRFVRRVPELMEDYLPKCEVFLADKNHGILIATITLITEMCEQSGPVLRYFKSIIPTLVRMLKSLTVTGYSPEHLVSGVSDPFLQVKILRLLRVLGHGDATQSEIMNDVLAQVATSTETSKNAGNAILYETVLTIMNVESENSLRVLAVNILGRFLLNNDKNIRFIGLLTLVKTVHKDMTAVQRHRITILECLSDGDPSIQRCAMELSFTLINTQNIEMVVRELLRYLESTDAEMKALCSSKIVLAAETYSPSIRWHLDVLLRILTIAGNNIRDDVISSTIQLISNSPQHEQRFITDKMWEAIMNMNQLENRQPLVQVAVWTIGEYGESGGFDEFELIEHYRQLLWAPQLSITTKQYILVSLAKISVRIDGCIPEIQNIINAFRVHMNIDLQQRANEFSQLFTNYKHLRTSLLEKMPKLKLSELTTSEYNADFASGESSEVEQQQQEEPVPAPEPSNQDILLDLLGDCFSSDGNGNNALAVVPVTQPAAPQSYLQTSFNQTGLSTMNNYNNNGPMAPGTDSFLDLLGIAAANQTHPSKQQTIDYTPATATIPAIEVYHKDDIHIRFLVHPQQTTVHDRETPSTTPARITVQTTNGSQTTIEKFLFQAAVPKAFVLTLREPSGTVMPPGGTIMQDLLIARQTAQSGGAAGGLRMKVRFSYEVENYSMMEQIDVNEFPSGFLR from the exons ATACAGTCCCGGCTTGACgatcaacaacatcaaacagGTGATCAATGAAACGATCGAAACCAATATTT TGCGAAAGCCGGCCCCAACACGGCTGCGAGAGCTGATCCGACAGATCCGTGCCTGCCGGACGGCGGCCGAGGAGCGTGCCGTGGTCAACACAGAATGTGCCTACATCCGAAGTACCTTCCGCGAGACGGACTGCATCTGGAAGTGTCGCAACATGGCAAAGCTGCTGTACATCCACATGCTCGGCTATCCGGCCCACTTTGGCCAGGTGGAGTGCCTGAAGCTGGCCGCCAGCGCCAAGTACACGGACAAGCGGATAGGCTACCTCGgcgcgatgctgctgctcgacgaGCGCACCGATGTGCACGTGCTGCTTACCAACTGCCTTAAAAA CGATCTCAACAGCCCCACACAGTTCGTCGTCGGCACGGCACTGTGCACGCTGGCCGCCATCGCGTCGCCCGAGATGGCCCGCGACCTGTGCAACGACGTCGAGCGGCTGATCGTGTCGACCAACGCGTTCCTGCGCAAGAAAGCGATCCTCTGTGCCTTCCGGTTTGTGCGCCGCGTCCCCGAGCTGATGGAGGACTATCTGCCCAAGTGTGAGGTGTTTCTGGCGGACAAGAACCACGGCATCCTGATCGCCACCATCACGCTAATTACCGAGATGTGCGAACAGAGTGGACCGGTGCTGCGGTACTTCAAGTCGATCATACCGACGCTGGTGCGCATGCTGAAATCGCTCACCGTTACCGGCTACTCGCCCGAACATCTGGTAAGCGGGGTGAGCGATCCGTTCCTGCAGGTCAAGATACTGCGGCTGCTGCGGGTGCTCGGGCACGGCGATGCCACGCAGTCCGAGATCATGAACGATGTGCTGGCCCAGGTCGCCACCAGTACGGAGACGAGCAAGAACGCTGGCAACGCGATCCTGTACGAAACGGTGCTGACGATCATGAACGTCGAGTCGGAGAACAGTTTGCGCGTGCTGGCGGTTAACATACTGGGGCGGTTTCTGCTgaacaacgacaaaaacatCCGGTTCATTGGGCTGCTCACGCTGGTCAAGACGGTGCACAAGGACATGACGGCGGTGCAGCGCCACCGCATTACGATCCTCGAGTGCCTTTCGGACGGCGATCCGTCGATACAGCGGTGCGCGATGGAGCTGTCCTTTACGCTCATCAACACGCAGAACATCGAGATGGTGGTGCGGGAGCTGCTGCGGTACCTCGAGTCGACGGACGCGGAGATGAAGGCGCTCTGCAGCAGCAAGATTGTGCTGGCGGCGGAGACGTACTCGCCCTCGATCCGCTGGCATTTGGATGTGCTGCTGAGGATTCTTACCATT GCTGGCAATAACATCCGAGACGATGTGATCTCGTCCACCATACAGCTCATCTCGAACAGTCCCCAGCACGAGCAGCGTTTCATCACGGACAAGATGTGGGAAGCGATCATGAACATGAACCAGCTCGAGAATCGGCAGCCACTGGTGCAGGTTGCTGTATGGACGATCGGGGAGTACGGAGAATCGGGCGGGTTCGATG AGTTTGAATTAATTGAACACTATCGGCAACTGTTGTGGGCACCGCAGCTTTCAATCACCACCAAGCAGTACATTCTCGTGTCGTTGGCCAAAATCAGCGTACGAATCGATGGCTGTATACC CGAAATTCAAAACATCATCAATGCATTCCGAGTGCACATGAACATCGATTTGCAGCAGCGGGCGAACGAGTTTTCGCAACTGTTTACCAACTACAAACACCTGCGGACCTCGCTGCTCGAGAAGATGCCAAAGCTGAAGCTATCGGAGCTGACCACCTCCGAGTACAATGCTGACTTTGCGTCCGGCGAATCGTCCGAGgtggaacagcagcaacaggaagAGCCGGTGCCAGCTCCAGAACCATCG AACCAAGACATCTTGCTCGATCTTCTGGGCGATTGCTTTAGCAGCGACGGAAACGGCAACAATGCACTCGCCGTCGTGCCGGTTACGCAGCCAGCCGCACCGCAATCCTATCTACAAACGAGCTTTAATCAAACCGGCCTGTCCACAATGAACAACTACAACAATAACGGTCCGATGGCACCCGGCACCGACAGCTTCCTCGATCTGCTTGGTATTGCCGCAGCGAACCAAACGCATCCGTCAAAGCAGCAGACAATCGACTACACACCGGCAACGGCAACAATACCAGCGATCGAAGTTTACCACAAGGACGACATACACATCCGCTTTCTCGTACACCCGCAGCAAACGACGGTCCACGATCGGGAGACACCATCAACGACCCCGGCCCGCATCACCGTTCAAACGACCAACGGATCACAGACGACGATCGAAAAGTTCCTGTTCCAGGCAGCCGTACCGAAAGCGTTCGTGCTGACGCTCCGTGAACCGTCCGGCACGGTAATGCCACCGGGCGGTACGATCATGCAGGATTTGCTGATTGCGCGGCAAACGGCCCAAAGTGGCGGTGCTGCGGGTGGGCTGCGCATGAAGGTTCGCTTTTCGTACGAGGTGGAAAACTACTCCATGATGGAACAGATCGATGTGAACGAGTTTCCCAGCGGGTTTCTACGCTAG
- the LOC120897281 gene encoding glutaminase liver isoform, mitochondrial isoform X1, which yields MNISRVCVNLQNLTHHLPCGAGASVLGYRSIPGIHATSGIDVSSRVRRDSAASFSARRRLWTTTARSQSQKAHFYNVDRKRPPPQADEQRDTDKKHSEDQLFNMFKNKETNTVNMGKFLAELRTIGIRRTDPRIQELMDNLKRVHKLNNYEHGSPHTQHLNEETFKAVIAPNIVLIARAFRHQFVIPDFQGFTKDIEEIYWKCKSNADGKVANYIPQLSRVNPDYWGVSVCTIDGQRFSIGDTSVPFTLQSCSKPLTYAIALEKLGAQVVHQYIGQEPSGRNFNELVLDYEKKPHNPMINAGAILTCSLLKTLVHPEMTLAEKFDYAQTWFSRMAGNEPLGFNNAVFLSEREAADRNYALGFYMREHKCYPEKANLRECMDFYFQICSMEATCDTLSVVAATLANGGICPLTEERVLQSENVRDVLSLMHSCGMYDFSGQFAFKVGLPAKSGVCGGVMLVIPNVMGMFMWSPPLDPLGNSCRGVQFCKELVDVFNFHLYDNIKHGSNKKDPRRHRYETKGLSVVNLLFSAAIGDVTALRRHKLSGMDITLSDYDGRTALHLASAEGHYECVRFLLEHCGVPHDPKDRWGNRPIDEAETFAHEDVVTLLRQWEEKVQKAQTCEASETGYNSDQDSDASSGKGTKGPAGSPMLP from the exons ATGAACATCtctcgtgtatgtgtgaattTACAAAACTTAACACATCACCTACCGTGTGGCGCTGGTGCGAGCGTGCTGGGATATAGGTCGATTCCGGGCATCCATGCAACCTCCGGCATTGATGTATCATCGCGCGTTCGGCGTGATTCGGCAGCATCCTTCAGCGCCAGACGCAG ATTGTGGACAACGACTGCACGCTCCCAAAGCCAGAAGGCTCACTTCTACAATGTCGACCGTAAGCGACCACCACCGCAGGCAGATGA GCAACGTGATACGGATAAGAAGCACTCCGAGGATCAACTGTTTAACATGTTCAAAAACAAGGAGACGAACACGGTCAACATGGGAAAGTTTCTCGCG GAATTGCGAACGATCGGCATCCGGCGGACGGATCCCCGCATCCAGGAGCTGATGGACAATCTGAAGCGTGTGCACAAGCTGAACAACTACGAACACGGCTCACCGCACACCCAGCACCTGAACGAGGAAACGTTCAAAGCCGTTATCGCCCCGAACATTGTGCTGATCGCGCGCGCATTCCGCCACCAATTCGTCATACCCGACTTCCAGGGCTTCACCAAGGACATTGAGGAAATCTACTGGAAGTGCAAAAGCAACGCCGACGGTAAGGTGGCCAACTACATCCCCCAGCTGTCGCGCGTCAATCCCGACTACTGGGGCGTGAGCGTGTGCACGATCGATGGGCAGCGCTTCTCGATCGGTGACACCTCGGTACCGTTTACGCTGCAAAGCTGCAGCAAGCCGCTAACGTACGCGATCGCGCTCGAGAAGCTGGGAGCGCAGGTGGTCCACCAGTACATTGGGCAGGAGCCGAGCGGCCGCAACTTCAACGAGCTGGTGCTGGACTACGAAAAGAAACCGCACAACCCAATGATCAATGCCGGGGCGATCCTCACCTGCTCCCTGCTCAAGACGCTCGTCCATCCGGAGATGACGCTGGCGGAGAAGTTCGACTACGCGCAGACCTGGTTCAGCCGGATGGCGGGCAACGAGCCGCTCGGCTTCAACAATGCCGTGTTCCTGTCCGAACGGGAGGCGGCCGATCGGAACTACGCGCTCGGGTTTTACATGCGCGAGCACAAATGCTACCCGGAGAAGGCGAACCTGCGCGAGTGCATGGACTTTTACTTTCAGATCTGCTCGATGGAGGCCACCTGCGATACGCTCTCGGTCGTGGCGGCTACCCTCGCGAACGGTGGCATCTGTCCGCTGACGGAGGAGCGCGTCCTGCAGTCGGAGAACGTGCGCGACGTCCTGTCGCTGATGCATTCCTGCGGCATGTACGACTTTAGCGGTCAGTTCGCGTTCAAAGTGGGCCTGCCGGCCAAATCGGGCGTGTGCGGCGGTGTGATGCTGGTCATTCCGAACGTGATGGGCATGTTCATGTGGTCACCGCCGCTCGATCCGCTCGGCAACAGCTGCCGGGGCGTACAGTTCTGCAAGGAGCTGGTGGACGTGTTCAACTTCCATCTGTACGACAACATTAAGCACGGCTCGAACAAGAAGGACCCACGGCGCCACCGGTACGAAACGAAGGGCCTGTCCGTGGTGAATCTACTGTTTTCCGCTGCGATCGGTGACGTCACTGCGCTGCGCCGTCACAAGCTGTCCGGCATGGACATTACGCTGTCGGATTACGATGGCCGAACGGCACTGCATCTGGCCAGTGCGGAGGGACACTACGAGTGTGTTCGGTTTCTGCTGGAGCACTGCGGTGTGCCGCACGATCCGAAAGATCGCTGGGGCAACCGACCGATCGATGAGGCGGAAACGTTCGCCCACGAGGACGTTGTAACGCTGCTGCGCCAGTGGGAGGAGAAGGTACAGAAGGCGCAAACGTGCGAAGCTAGCGAAACCGGATACAACTCCGACCAGGACAGCGATGCGTCCAGTGGCAAAGGTACGAAAGGTCCGGCCGGTTCACCGATGTTGCCCTAA
- the LOC120897284 gene encoding dynein light chain roadblock-type 2: MSQEVEETLKRIQSHKGVVGTIVVNNEGIPVKSTLDNTSTVQYAGLMSQLSDKARSVVRDLDPSNDLSFLRVRSKKHEIMVAPDKDFLLIVIQNPTD, from the exons atg TCGCAAGAAGTGGAGGAAACCCTAAAGCGCATCCAATCGCACAAAGGCGTCGTAGGAACGATTGTGGTCAACAATGAAG GAATTCCAGTGAAAAGTACCCTCGACAACACGTCCACCGTGCAGTACGCTGGGTTGATGAGCCAGCTGTCCGACAAGGCCCGGTCGGTGGTCCGTGATCTGGATCCGTCGAACGATCTCTCCTTTCTACGGGTGCGGTCCAAAAAGCACGAAATCATGGTCGCTCCCGATAAGGACTTTCTGCTGATCGTCATCCAAAACCCGACGGACTGA
- the LOC120897283 gene encoding uncharacterized protein LOC120897283 encodes MEKPPSVPPPPEPEPEPENLHEMYIDHCFERIRQVRLVKQVIVMNENGHPVRSTIENPEDAITAAGLYASLKDKAYWNLKSIDADDEFVMLRIKTRNNEAIISTDPEHGLMYITVQVPE; translated from the exons ATG GAAAAGCCACCAAGTGTCCCACCACCGCCGGAGCCGGAACCGGAGCCGGAAAATTTGCACGAAATGTACATCGATCACTGTTTCGAGCGCATCCGCCAGGTACGGTTGGTGAAGCAAGTGATCGTGATGAACGAGAATGGCCATCCGGTACGTAGCACGATCGAAAACCCGGAGGATGCGATAACTGCTGCCGGTCTGTACGCGAGTTTGAAGGATAAAGCCTACTGGAACCTGAAATCGATCGATGCGGACGATGAGTTTGTGATGCTGCGTATCAAAACGCGCAACAACGAGGCCATCATCAGCACCGATCCGGAGCATGGATTGATGTACATAACGGTGCAAGTACCAGAGTGA
- the LOC120897281 gene encoding glutaminase kidney isoform, mitochondrial isoform X2 yields the protein MENLMQEDDAVQQDLCEETFQQLNRTKSNEVTPQQREAFVKLLANFVRQRDTDKKHSEDQLFNMFKNKETNTVNMGKFLAELRTIGIRRTDPRIQELMDNLKRVHKLNNYEHGSPHTQHLNEETFKAVIAPNIVLIARAFRHQFVIPDFQGFTKDIEEIYWKCKSNADGKVANYIPQLSRVNPDYWGVSVCTIDGQRFSIGDTSVPFTLQSCSKPLTYAIALEKLGAQVVHQYIGQEPSGRNFNELVLDYEKKPHNPMINAGAILTCSLLKTLVHPEMTLAEKFDYAQTWFSRMAGNEPLGFNNAVFLSEREAADRNYALGFYMREHKCYPEKANLRECMDFYFQICSMEATCDTLSVVAATLANGGICPLTEERVLQSENVRDVLSLMHSCGMYDFSGQFAFKVGLPAKSGVCGGVMLVIPNVMGMFMWSPPLDPLGNSCRGVQFCKELVDVFNFHLYDNIKHGSNKKDPRRHRYETKGLSVVNLLFSAAIGDVTALRRHKLSGMDITLSDYDGRTALHLASAEGHYECVRFLLEHCGVPHDPKDRWGNRPIDEAETFAHEDVVTLLRQWEEKVQKAQTCEASETGYNSDQDSDASSGKGTKGPAGSPMLP from the exons ATGGAGAATCTCATGCAGGAAGATGACGCGGTACAGCAGGATCTGTGCGAGGAAACGTTCCAGCAGCTGAATCGTACGAAAAGCAATGAAGTTACACCCCAGCAAAGGGAAGCTTTTGTGAAGCTGCTGGCCAATTTTGTGAG GCAACGTGATACGGATAAGAAGCACTCCGAGGATCAACTGTTTAACATGTTCAAAAACAAGGAGACGAACACGGTCAACATGGGAAAGTTTCTCGCG GAATTGCGAACGATCGGCATCCGGCGGACGGATCCCCGCATCCAGGAGCTGATGGACAATCTGAAGCGTGTGCACAAGCTGAACAACTACGAACACGGCTCACCGCACACCCAGCACCTGAACGAGGAAACGTTCAAAGCCGTTATCGCCCCGAACATTGTGCTGATCGCGCGCGCATTCCGCCACCAATTCGTCATACCCGACTTCCAGGGCTTCACCAAGGACATTGAGGAAATCTACTGGAAGTGCAAAAGCAACGCCGACGGTAAGGTGGCCAACTACATCCCCCAGCTGTCGCGCGTCAATCCCGACTACTGGGGCGTGAGCGTGTGCACGATCGATGGGCAGCGCTTCTCGATCGGTGACACCTCGGTACCGTTTACGCTGCAAAGCTGCAGCAAGCCGCTAACGTACGCGATCGCGCTCGAGAAGCTGGGAGCGCAGGTGGTCCACCAGTACATTGGGCAGGAGCCGAGCGGCCGCAACTTCAACGAGCTGGTGCTGGACTACGAAAAGAAACCGCACAACCCAATGATCAATGCCGGGGCGATCCTCACCTGCTCCCTGCTCAAGACGCTCGTCCATCCGGAGATGACGCTGGCGGAGAAGTTCGACTACGCGCAGACCTGGTTCAGCCGGATGGCGGGCAACGAGCCGCTCGGCTTCAACAATGCCGTGTTCCTGTCCGAACGGGAGGCGGCCGATCGGAACTACGCGCTCGGGTTTTACATGCGCGAGCACAAATGCTACCCGGAGAAGGCGAACCTGCGCGAGTGCATGGACTTTTACTTTCAGATCTGCTCGATGGAGGCCACCTGCGATACGCTCTCGGTCGTGGCGGCTACCCTCGCGAACGGTGGCATCTGTCCGCTGACGGAGGAGCGCGTCCTGCAGTCGGAGAACGTGCGCGACGTCCTGTCGCTGATGCATTCCTGCGGCATGTACGACTTTAGCGGTCAGTTCGCGTTCAAAGTGGGCCTGCCGGCCAAATCGGGCGTGTGCGGCGGTGTGATGCTGGTCATTCCGAACGTGATGGGCATGTTCATGTGGTCACCGCCGCTCGATCCGCTCGGCAACAGCTGCCGGGGCGTACAGTTCTGCAAGGAGCTGGTGGACGTGTTCAACTTCCATCTGTACGACAACATTAAGCACGGCTCGAACAAGAAGGACCCACGGCGCCACCGGTACGAAACGAAGGGCCTGTCCGTGGTGAATCTACTGTTTTCCGCTGCGATCGGTGACGTCACTGCGCTGCGCCGTCACAAGCTGTCCGGCATGGACATTACGCTGTCGGATTACGATGGCCGAACGGCACTGCATCTGGCCAGTGCGGAGGGACACTACGAGTGTGTTCGGTTTCTGCTGGAGCACTGCGGTGTGCCGCACGATCCGAAAGATCGCTGGGGCAACCGACCGATCGATGAGGCGGAAACGTTCGCCCACGAGGACGTTGTAACGCTGCTGCGCCAGTGGGAGGAGAAGGTACAGAAGGCGCAAACGTGCGAAGCTAGCGAAACCGGATACAACTCCGACCAGGACAGCGATGCGTCCAGTGGCAAAGGTACGAAAGGTCCGGCCGGTTCACCGATGTTGCCCTAA